AGCGTTATttcccggactgatttcccgttgccgaccctgcttgtttggacttctccgccttgcctctgccccggtaaatgactcagccttccgtccccaACCACgatattcctaccttgcctctgccccggttagccgccttagccttctgtccccgaccacgagattagcctccgcttcctctggtttccgtcttcctgtttccctgacggcttggcTCTTTCCCGATAGGAATATACACCGTGAGTCTAATCCTGCCTGTTTTCTCAACCTGTGTATGTACTGTGGTCAGGTCGGCCATTTTGTTCCCAACTGTCCGGTAAAAGCCCGGGCTCACCAGTAGTCAGGGAGGGACTGGTGAGCTGAGCCGTTTCCCGACCCTCCTTCTGCCAGAGGCCCCTTTTCCATGCCAAGTTACTCCTATCCGGGGGTTCCCAGACTATTTCCACCTTCCTGGACTCAGGAGCAGATGCGTCCATCATGGACGAGGGACTTGCTCTGCAGCTGGGGATCGACCGGGTACCTCTTCCTCGCTCTGTTCCTGCCAGCGCCCTCGACAGTCATCTCCTGGGGACCGTCACGCATCAAACCGTCCCAGTCCACATGCTTCTGTCCGGCAACCATCATGAAACCATCAGTTTTCACATCTTGCAATCCCCTCATTCTGGGGTATCCGTGGCTACGACGACACAACCCCCATATTGACTGGGCTACGGGGGCTTTCCGGGGCTGGAGCCCCTCCTGTCATCTCGTCTGCCTGAAGCAAGCCGCCGCACCACAAGGTCCTGCCCTCACCAACTCCACGCCCGAGCTCACGGGGGTCCCGGCTGAATACCTGGACTTCAAGGAGGTATTCAATAAGTCCAAAGCCATGGCACTGCCTCCCCACCGTCCTTACGACTGCGCCATCGACCTCCATCCTGGTACGTTCCCCCCTAAAGGACGTCTATTCTCCCTGTCCGCTCCTGAAAGGGAGGCGATGGACAAATACATCAATGACTCTCTGGCTGCTGGTCTCATCCGCCCCTCGTCATCTCCTGCCGGGGCTGGATTCTTCTTCGtggagaagaaggacaagaccctcAGACCCTGCATCGACTACCGGGGCTTGAATGAGATCACAGTGAAAAAACTTTACCCATTACCCCTCATCACGACAGCCTTCGAACTACTCCAAGGTGCCACCATCTTCTCTAAGCTCGACCTTCGCAATGCCTATCACCTGGTCCGGATCAGAGAAGGGGATGAGTGGAAGACGGCATTCAACACACCGAAGGGGCACTATGAGTATCTGGTGATGCCCTTCGGGTTAACTAACGCTCCCGCCATCTTCCAGACCCTGGTTAATGACGTGCTCCGGGACATGTTGGACCGACATGTCTTCATCTACCTCGACGACATCCTGATATTCTCCAAGACTAAAGAGGAACACATACACCATGTCCTGTCCGTTCTGCAACACCTCTTGGAGAACTCCCTGTACGTGAAGGCAGAAAAGTGCAAGTTTCACGTTTCCACCGTTTCGTTCCTGGGATACATTGTATCCAACGGCAACATCAAAATGGACCCCACGAAGGTTGCCGCCGTCACTTCCAGGTCTGTCCCAGACTCCCGCAAGCAGCTTCAACGCTTCCTGGGGTTCGCCAACTTCTACCGAAGGTTCATCAGAAGCTACAGCTCGGTCGCTTCACCTCTCACCGCCCTCACATCCTCCAAGATTCCCTTCCTCTGGACTCCTGCTACCAGGGAAGCCTTCCAAACCCTCAAGACCAGATTAACCTCGGCACCCATGCTCCAAGTTCCTGACCCAGACCGGCAGtttgtggtggaggtggatgcctcCGACATGGGGGTTGGGGGCGTCCTGTCCCAATGCTCCGCCACCGATCAGAAACTGCATCCCTGCGCCTTTTTCTCCCGTCGGCTCTCCCCTGCCGAGAGGAACTATGACATTGGGAACCGAAAATTGCTAGCAGTGAAGCTGGCCCTGGAGAAGTGCCGTCACTGGCTGGAGGGGACCAAACTCCCATTCCTGGTTTGGACCAACCACAAGAACTTAGAATACATCCGCACTGCCAAGAGACTTAATTCCCGACAGGCCAGGTGGTCCCTCTTCTTCACACGATTCAACTTCACCCTCTCTTATCACCCTCTCTTATCGCCCCGGGTCCCTGTCCCTGTCGGGGCATCCAATACCTAGTGGACTGGGAGGGATACGGCCTGGAGGAGAGGTCGTGGGTTCCAGCTCGCCACATCTAtttctctcctggcatttaagatgcgtcagtcacagttgctttttatgttaataattttatccttttctctttttatataccaaacaaccgtcacaaaggctgtacatccagtttatatgtacaccccacacattgaatgacccaattttaaccgaacaagaacacaaacacaccagtttggaGAATTTCACAATATCACTATATTtaaggtttacacacacaagataagaaccctcaaaaaatcccacagtccccaaagcccacacacaaaaaaccaatcaaacacaaaaacaagtgcACTCACCAAGTCAGTCAGtccgtcagtcagtcagtctgatccagtccgggttttcgtcagtcagtctgatccagtccgggttttcgCGGTGGTGCTCGAGGTGATGGCCGGTCTCCAGCTGATCAGTGGATCTGGAGCGATATGTCACTGTCACTAGAGAGAGTACCGGAGACTGTCGGTACCAGAGGACTGTCGGTGGCGGAGGTTTACCAGGTTGAAGGGGTTTCTTTCGACCTGACTCTGGTGGTATCCTCTATATGCATTTAgctctcctgtcatctctctcgaGGTCCTGCTAACTGAATGACAGATATACGTTCAGGCAGTCCAGGTTGAATTGCCGCGTAAAACTGTCAGCGAATCGGTGCGTAGTCCACAAAAGTGGGTGTTTCCAGGTGTAACCGGTGGTGAGATCTGGTATAACATCCAGGTTGTCACAACTGGATCTTACTGaccgccagaggcagtgcttaacactgGATGACTATTACCAACGTAGTCACGAGGAATCCTGTACCCACCTATTAGGAAGGGCCTGAGGGTTCCTGAATAACAGCTGCAGCCACTGCGTGGTGAGCAGCTACATTGACCCTGTAAAATCGGGCAAAGGTGCACGCTGAAGCCCAGGAGGCCGCGGCACAAATCTCACCTAGAGGCACTCCTCGTAGTGCTGCCCAGGAGGTGGAGACACTCCTGGTGGAATGGCCTCTGATCTTAAGAGGCAAAGGCAGTCCTCTTGACTTGTATGCCTCCTCAATTACCTCCACCACCCACTTCGAAAGCCTCTGTCTGGACAGCGCTTGCCCCTTCCTCGGGCCCCGTAGCAGACAAACAGGCCATCAGACTGACGAAAACCGGCAGTTTCCTGTATGTAACATCTCAAGGCTCTCACCGGGCAGAGTAGTTCTGCTGAACTAGCTTCCTCATCCGGTGGGTGTGAGGGGCCATAAGCTGCTAGCTCTATGACCTGATTATAGTGGGCCGAAGACAGcctctttggaaaaaaagatgggTTAGGCCACAGTGCCACCCCTGTGCCATCTGAGTTCCAGCGTATACACTCTTCACTCACTGACAACGCATGAAGCTCGCTCACACGCTTGGCTGACACGATCGCCAGAAGAAAGGCCACCTTCGCCGACAGCCATTTCAGTGGCGCCTGGTCCAAGGGCTCAAACGGGGGGAGACGGAGGGCTCCAAGTACCAGAGGTAGGTCCCATAAGGGAACCTTGACAGCCCGTGGGGGTTCCTCCGCTGGGCTCCTTTAAGAAATCGGGTCACCAAAGAATGAGACCCCACCGTCCGGCTATCAACCTTAATGTGCCTGGCTGAAATGGCAGCCACATACACTCTTAAAGTGGAAGCAGATAGCTTCCTTTCCAGTAAGGACTGCAAAAAACGCAGTATCATTGGCACTGAGGAGCACTCCGGTACCTCTTTCTGTACCTCACACCACTTTGCAAATATCTTCCACCTGTTAGCATAAAGTGCCCTGGTGGAGGGAGCTCTTGAGTCCATAATGGTTTGAACTACCTCCTGGTCGCATTCCATTATAAGTGGATCAGGCCCCTCAAGGGCCAAACCCATAGCTGCAGGCACTCTGGTCTGGGGTGCCAGATGTGGCCCCCCAGCTGTGAGAGCAGGTCCCGCCTCTTCGGCAGGCACCATGGATCTCCGTCTAGCAGCCTGTACATTACTGGAAACCAAGGTCTCCCTGGCCAGTTTGGGGCAACCAGCAGGAGTCTGTGGTTCCCCTTCTGAACTCTGTGTAGAGTTAACCCTATCAGTGGAAATGGCGGGAAGGCATAAAGGAGTTGACGTGGCCATGGATGTGCCAAGGCATCCTGTCCCATCGGACTCGTCTCTgacagagagaaccagagagggcAATGTGTTGTGGACTCTGAAGCAAACAGGTCTACCTCTGCTGTGCCGTATTTGCTCCAAATTGCCTCTACTACCTCTGGGTGGAGTCGCCACTCCCCGACGGAGGTTTCTGGCGTGAAAGAAAGTCTGCCACCGTATTCTGTGGCCCTGGAAGGTACATAGCCCTGAGGCTGGAAAAGTAAGGGAGAGCCCATACAAGAAGTTGCTGTGCAACCTGTAATGACTGAGCCGACCTTGTGCCCCCTTGGTGGTTCACATTGTAGACAGCTGACTTGTTGTCGCATCGTACCAGAACATGTCTGCCCCTCAAATATGGCAGGAATTGGTGGAGCGCTAAATAAATAGCACGGAGCTCGAGCACATTTATGTGCTGTGTCCTGTGCGGCGCACTCCAGAgccctctcactgccctgtgcTGCCACACTGCCCCCAGCCAGAGAGCGAAGCATCGGTCACCACCACTTCGCGGCGTGAGGGGATCGAACCTAGTGCGACACCTTTGGCAAGATATGCCCTGCGTCTCCAGGGTTGTAATGCCAGGAGGCATTGACTGGACACCCTGACCTTCCTGGATCCGTGCAACCTTGGATCTAAGTGGAGGCCATTGGTCCAAACTTGGAACGGCCGCAAGTGAAGGAGGCCCAGTGGCACTATTGACGTTACTGACGTCAACATTCCCAACAGCCTGAGAAAAAGGCTGTACCTTACCCTCCTGTCCTCCCGAAAATGCAGGAGGATCTGGAGTATGGCCTCTACCCGCCGTGGAGACGGGAAGGCAAGCATTTGGACGGAGTCCAGGGTTATGCCAAGGAATAATACCTGTTGGCTGGGTATTAGACAACTTTTGCCGTAGTTGACTGTAAGACCCAACCTTCCCACATGGCCTAGGAGGGCTGTGGTGTCCTGCTCTGCCTGTTGCCGGGTTGGAGCGCAAATAAGCCAATCGTCCAGATAAGGGAGGATTTGTATTCCGGTGGCTTGCATTGGTGCGAGCGCTGCCCGCATGCACCTTGTGAAGATCCGTGGGGCTAGGGATAACCCGAATGGGAGGACCCTGTACTGGTAGGCCCGCCCTTCGAATGCAAAGCGCAGGTATGGCCTGTGATGTGGTGCTATCGGGACGTGAAAGTATGCATCCTCTAGATCTATTGATGTGAACCAGCTTTGCCGTGCGACGGCCTGGAGCACTTCCGCTGTCTTTAGCATGTGAAAGGGCAATACTTTCAGAAAACTGTTCAGCCCTCGTAAGTCCAGTATAGGGCGAAACCCACCCTCTTTTGGAACTAAAAAATACACTGAGTAAAACCCACCTTGCTGTGTCTGAGGATCTACGATCTCGATGGCCTTCTTCTCCAGGAGGGTGGATACCTCCTGGCTGAGGGCCTGTCGCTTTGTGGGATCGCTGACTGTAGTCAGTCTGATCCCCCTGAAAACTGGGGGCCGGCGTCGGAATTGGAGATTGTACCCTTGGGAAAGCGTGGTCACCACCCAAGGGTCTGTAGTGCAACTTCCCCAGCAGATTAGGTGCTGCTGGGTGAAGCGCCCGACGCCCGGCCATGAGCCGTCAGTACCTGCCCCCACGCCCTCTTGGGGGCCTGGGGGGAAACCCCGACCCCCGACCCCTCTGTGCCTGTGGTGCTGGCCTTGTGGGAGCCCGACGGGGTTGATAGGGTCGCTCAGGAGCTGGTGAGGTCCTGGAATAACCACTAGGACGTGCTAGCGGCAGAGGACGATTGGTGCCATAACCTTGTGGAGGCTGCTGCCTCGGTTGGGATGCAGCTCCCCGAAGGCTAGCAAACTGCTGCCGTGTCTGGTTAGCCTGGATGCCACGATCCAAGGCCTGTTGTGCTGCTGGGCCAAACAGCTCTCCCGGAACTACGGGGAGAGTGCGAAGGGTCCTCCGGCATGGCTCTGATAATGGGGACTGGGCCAGCCATACCTGGCGGCGAGCCAGCGTAAGCGACGCCATCAGCCTACCAAGCTCTCTGGTCATGAAGGCAAATGCCTGCAAAGACGTGTCACTTAGACTCTGCACTGAAGCATCTGTACTGGATGATTGCAAGGACTGAGACAGGGCCAATATCAAATGGGACAAGGAGTTCCCGATACGGCCCATACGTGCCGCTGTGTCGTAGCACTTTGTTAACAGGTCATCAGTGATGCGACACTGTGGCCTGGGACAGCGAGCATTCGGCCTCAACACCTCTTCTGGTGCCACAATGAGGGAGGCAATGGTCGGCTCTACGGCTGGCATTCGGTCGAGTCCATGCTTGCTGGCATTCTGCATTGAAGCCAAGGCCCTGCTGTCACTGGTGTGATGAGATAGAGATCTGGGGTCTGGCCAGCATCTGTGAAGCTCCTCAATATATGGCTGGGAGGGAGGCACAGAAAAAGTATCTTGTGGCGGGACCCTTCAGAAGCCTGGGTAGAAGCCTCTACCTCGCCCTGTCCCGGCCTGTCTTCATAGAACTGGCTACAGGAAGCCCTCGTAGACAGAGCATCTCCGTCCCATTCTGGTGTAGTTGGAGCCTCAGCCTGAGAGATTGACGCCAACCTGACTGGCTGAAGGTTATAGAGCAAACTCTTAATCTCAGCGAACTCTGACACTAGCTTGTCCACTTTGGCAGCATAACCGTCAGCCTTCCTAGCCTTCTTCCTGGGCGGGGCAGCCCTGGGTGGGGAGCGTACTCGTACCACTGGTTCTCTTCCAGGCAGGGGAAGCTCACCTTCAACCTGAGGTCCTTCCACCTCGGCTAGTCTTGCCACTTTCAGCCCATGTGGCATGAAACTGCAATTCATACACTGATTGTCGGACAGCCCCTCTCTCAGGTGGACCACACCGAGGCATGCGGGGCATTCATCATGTCCATCTAGGGCTAGCAGTGGAGCCATGCAAGTGCGGCAACCATGTGAGCCTAACATGTTGGGGGAAATAAGCTATCAAAAAATAGTATATTCCCAGAGTAAAGTAGTTACTAATGGGCGAAAGCACCCAACAGtaataatttaacaaaagtGCAGCAAACTGCTCAACGTAAGAAACTCAAACTAAAAACAgagttctgttttgtttttttgttttttgttttttttgggtttttttcaaaatgaattaatttttcttatttaccCATTAGCCTCAACCGTAATGGGGAGCTTCTGCTCTTTAATTCCAAATAAGGGAGTACACGCTCTAACGAGCGAAAACACTCTGGGAGCCTTTAATTAACACGAAAGTTGCCACAAAAAGGCAGCAGACGCCGGTAATGGCAATCTCCGATGCAGCGaggcaatcaaaacaaaacGTAAGCTTTAAGCGGGTGCGAAAACAGAATCCCCTTATCTTACTTAACTTTAAAGCTAACACAGAGAGAGTACTTACCTTAGCAGCCTTAGCTACAGCTGATGAGCCGAGCTCACCGCGAAAACACCGGTATGCGGCGTTCAAAAAACAAAGCCGAGCGTGACTAATCGCAGCCCTTGGAGGACGAATTCGTGGCTCCAACCATGCGGTGCAGGGCTACCAGCAAAGAGTCACCGGCTTATATTGCTTTTATTCAAGCTTATCTCTTACTCTAAACCTGTATTCGCTACTGCGAAAGTGGTGGAGAGTGACGTGGCCTTATATAGACGGGCGGCCCGGACGTCATCCCCGGTCACGTGTGACTTTGTTGATATTAAATACTCGACCTGCGCATGCGCGATGGATAACATCcag
The sequence above is drawn from the Anoplopoma fimbria isolate UVic2021 breed Golden Eagle Sablefish unplaced genomic scaffold, Afim_UVic_2022 Un_contig_2781_pilon_pilon, whole genome shotgun sequence genome and encodes:
- the LOC129088659 gene encoding LOW QUALITY PROTEIN: uncharacterized protein LOC129088659 (The sequence of the model RefSeq protein was modified relative to this genomic sequence to represent the inferred CDS: inserted 2 bases in 2 codons); this encodes MAPLLALDGHDECPACLGVVHLREGLSDNQCMNCSFMPHGLKVARLAEVEGPQVEGELPLPGREPVVRVRSPPRAAPPRKKARKADGYAAKVDKLVSEFAEIKSLLYNLQPVRLASISQAEAPTTPEWDGDALSTRASCSQFYEDRPGQGEPYIEELHRCWPDPRSLSHHTSDSRALASMQNASKHGLDRMPAVEPTIASLIVAPEEVLRPNARCPRPQCRITDDLLTKCYDTAARMGRIGNSLSHLILALSQSLQSSSTDASVQSLSDTSLQAFAFMTRELGRLMASLTLARRQVWLAQSPLSEPCRRTLRTLPVVPGELFGPAAQQALDRGIQANQTRQQFASLRGAASQPRQQPPQGPHQLLSDPINPVGLPQGQHHRHRGVGGRGFPPGPQEGVGAGTDGSWPGVGRFTQQHLICWGSCTTDPWVVTTLSQGYNLQFRRRPPVFRGIRLTTVSDPTKRQALSQEVSTLLEKKAIEIVDPQTQQGGFYSVYFLVPKEGGFRPILDLRGLNSFLKVLPFHMLKTAEVLQAVARQSWFTSIDLEDAYFHVPIAPHHRPYLRFAFEGRAYQYRVLPFGLSLAPRIFTRCMRAALAPMQATGIQILPYLDDWLICAPTRQQAEQDTTALLGHVGRLGLTVNYGKSCLIPSQQVLFLGITLDSVQMLAFPSPRRVEAILQILLHFREDRRVRYSLFLRLLGMLTSVTSIVPLGLLHLRPFQVWTNGLHLDPRLHGSRKVRVSSQCLLALQPWRRRAYLAKGVALGSIPSRREVVVTDASLSGWGQCGSXRAVRGLWSAPHRTQHINVLELRAIYLALHQFLPYLRGRHVLVRCDNKSAVYNVNHQGGTRSAQSLQVAQQLLVWALPYFSSLRAMYLPGPQNTVADFLSRQKPXVGEWRLHPEVVEAIWSKYGTAEVDLFASESTTHCPLWFSLSETSPMGQDALAHPWPRQLLYAFPPFPLIGLTLHRVQKGNHRLLLVAPNWPGRPWFPVMYRLLDGDPWCLPKRRDLLSQLGGHIWHPRPECLQLWVWPLRGLIHL